A single Panthera tigris isolate Pti1 chromosome A3, P.tigris_Pti1_mat1.1, whole genome shotgun sequence DNA region contains:
- the PPP3R1 gene encoding calcineurin subunit B type 1 isoform X2, producing MCSHFDADEIKRLGKRFKKLDLDNSGSLSVEEFMSLPELQQNPLVQRVIDIFDTDGNGEVDFKEFIEGVSQFSVKGDKEQKLRFAFRIYDMDKDGYISNGELFQVLKMMVGNNLKDTQLQQIVDKTIINADKDGDGRISFEEFCAVVGGLDIHKKMVVDV from the exons ttgATGCTGATGAAATTAAAAGGCTAGGAAAGAGATTTAAGAAGCTCGATTTGGACAATTCTGGTTCTTTGAGTGTGGAAGAGTTCATGTCTCTGCCTGAGTTACAACAGAATCCTTTAGTACAGCGAGTAATAGATATATTTGACACAGATGGGAATGGAGAAGTAGACTTTAAAG AATTCATTGAGGGAGTCTCTCAGTTCAGTGTCAAAGGAGATAAGGAACAGAAGTTGAGGT TTGCTTTCCGTATCTATGACATGGATAAAGATGGCTATATTTCCAACGGGGAACTCTTCCAGGTGCTGAAGATGATGGTGGGGAACAATCTGAAAGATACACAGTTACAGCAAATTGTAGACAAAACCATAATAAATGCAGATAAGGATGGAGATGGAAGAATATCCTTTGAAGAATTCTGTGCT GTTGTAGGTGGCCTAGATATCCACAAAAAGATGGTGGTAGATGTGTGA
- the PPP3R1 gene encoding calcineurin subunit B type 1 isoform X1, giving the protein MGNEASYPLEMCSHFDADEIKRLGKRFKKLDLDNSGSLSVEEFMSLPELQQNPLVQRVIDIFDTDGNGEVDFKEFIEGVSQFSVKGDKEQKLRFAFRIYDMDKDGYISNGELFQVLKMMVGNNLKDTQLQQIVDKTIINADKDGDGRISFEEFCAVVGGLDIHKKMVVDV; this is encoded by the exons ttgATGCTGATGAAATTAAAAGGCTAGGAAAGAGATTTAAGAAGCTCGATTTGGACAATTCTGGTTCTTTGAGTGTGGAAGAGTTCATGTCTCTGCCTGAGTTACAACAGAATCCTTTAGTACAGCGAGTAATAGATATATTTGACACAGATGGGAATGGAGAAGTAGACTTTAAAG AATTCATTGAGGGAGTCTCTCAGTTCAGTGTCAAAGGAGATAAGGAACAGAAGTTGAGGT TTGCTTTCCGTATCTATGACATGGATAAAGATGGCTATATTTCCAACGGGGAACTCTTCCAGGTGCTGAAGATGATGGTGGGGAACAATCTGAAAGATACACAGTTACAGCAAATTGTAGACAAAACCATAATAAATGCAGATAAGGATGGAGATGGAAGAATATCCTTTGAAGAATTCTGTGCT GTTGTAGGTGGCCTAGATATCCACAAAAAGATGGTGGTAGATGTGTGA